One genomic window of Aquisalimonas sp. 2447 includes the following:
- a CDS encoding PP2C family serine/threonine-protein phosphatase, whose product MTIQRPVKPFLNCSVASTANRCAGNRCNQDAYLIQDAVFQGEHEQQFVLENPTDALFAVSDGVRTAPCAARASHKLLTLLASIHRLEPSKHPGRKLRALHEQFIDGINAQKRCYGMSATLIAAEVTCGVMTLYHVGDSRGWLIRDGEIQRLTTDHTILARMIEEHEILPEEAEGLATLYDGLDRCFVADSSEEKPQHDLTTLELRDGDEVVLTSDGVEAIPDSWISAGTSCQSSRRAQQLITKAIETGSDDNITVIAIQYRESPVP is encoded by the coding sequence ATGACGATCCAACGACCCGTAAAACCGTTCCTGAACTGTTCTGTTGCCAGCACGGCCAATCGATGCGCCGGCAATCGCTGCAACCAGGATGCCTACCTCATCCAGGACGCCGTCTTTCAGGGAGAACATGAGCAACAGTTCGTTTTGGAGAATCCAACCGATGCGTTGTTCGCGGTGAGTGACGGAGTTCGCACGGCACCCTGTGCCGCTCGAGCAAGCCACAAACTGCTGACCTTACTCGCAAGCATCCATCGACTAGAGCCCTCGAAACACCCCGGCCGCAAGCTCCGGGCACTGCATGAGCAATTCATTGACGGAATCAACGCGCAGAAGCGTTGCTACGGCATGTCAGCGACGCTGATCGCCGCCGAGGTCACGTGCGGCGTCATGACCCTCTACCATGTAGGTGACTCGCGGGGGTGGCTCATCCGTGATGGGGAAATCCAACGGCTCACTACGGATCATACGATTCTTGCTCGAATGATAGAGGAGCATGAGATTCTGCCGGAGGAGGCCGAGGGTTTGGCCACCCTATACGATGGTCTTGATCGCTGCTTCGTTGCCGACTCCAGTGAGGAAAAGCCCCAGCACGACCTGACCACGCTGGAATTGAGGGACGGCGATGAGGTGGTCCTCACGTCGGATGGGGTCGAGGCGATACCAGATAGCTGGATATCAGCCGGCACAAGTTGTCAGTCGAGCCGCCGGGCGCAGCAACTGATCACAAAGGCCATCGAGACAGGGAGTGACGACAACATCACAGTGATCGCGATTCAATACCGTGAGTCACCTGTTCCGTGA
- a CDS encoding IS66 family insertion sequence element accessory protein TnpB, giving the protein MTSAELHHYWRQTLDAWTASGLSGAAFCKQHSLTYHQFVYWRRKLRGPGESPSRAGFARVAPVAHDDAADGLTVSLPGGVSITGLHAGNIELLGAVLRQL; this is encoded by the coding sequence ATGACCAGCGCCGAGCTGCATCATTACTGGCGACAGACGCTGGATGCGTGGACGGCCTCCGGGTTGTCCGGCGCGGCGTTCTGCAAGCAACACTCACTCACCTACCACCAGTTTGTCTACTGGCGGCGAAAGCTCCGTGGCCCGGGCGAGTCGCCTTCGCGGGCCGGCTTTGCCAGGGTGGCGCCGGTGGCACACGATGACGCCGCGGATGGGCTGACCGTCTCGTTGCCCGGCGGTGTGTCGATCACCGGCCTGCACGCGGGCAACATCGAGTTGCTGGGCGCGGTGCTGAGGCAGTTGTGA
- the tnpB gene encoding IS66 family insertion sequence element accessory protein TnpB (TnpB, as the term is used for proteins encoded by IS66 family insertion elements, is considered an accessory protein, since TnpC, encoded by a neighboring gene, is a DDE family transposase.): protein MRNRSLRPSRQLPEIYLYRAPVDFRKQAHGLALIVEQELGHSPFTGALYAFTNRQRNKIKCLMWEDNGFVLYYKALAEERFKWPAPGDELMSLSGEQINWLLDGYDITLLRGHKKLHYEALG, encoded by the coding sequence ATGCGCAACCGGTCTCTGCGCCCGTCCCGGCAGTTGCCGGAGATTTACCTGTACCGGGCCCCGGTGGATTTCCGCAAACAGGCCCATGGTCTCGCGCTGATCGTCGAGCAGGAGCTCGGGCACAGCCCCTTCACCGGGGCGCTGTACGCCTTCACCAACCGCCAGCGCAACAAGATCAAGTGTCTGATGTGGGAAGACAACGGCTTCGTGCTCTACTACAAGGCCCTGGCCGAGGAGCGGTTCAAGTGGCCGGCCCCGGGCGATGAGTTGATGAGCCTGAGCGGGGAGCAGATCAACTGGCTGCTCGACGGCTACGACATCACGCTGCTGCGGGGGCACAAAAAGCTGCATTACGAGGCGCTTGGGTAG
- a CDS encoding IS66 family transposase: MKSTPDNAPPAPDLSGLSAAEMMAVIGDLQQQLASKEQAIRQRDTRIDLLEELLRLKTLQKFAASSEKHQNQITLFDEAEVEAEIDALREALPDDAEPDPDETPRTSGKRRERGFSDTLARRRVELTLSDEEKAGASKTFFTKVKEELEFIPAQLSVLEYWQEKAVFEHDDGEESLVAAPRPVHPLGKCIATTALLAYIITSKYADGLPLYRLENMLARLGHSVSRTSMAHWIIRLDAVFSPLINLMREAQNTSDYLQADETRMQVLKEDGKVAQSDKWIWVTRGGPPGRPTVLFAYDPSRAGSVPVRLLDDFSGILQADGYSGYGQVCRDNAITRIGCWDHARRKFVEASKAAPPKKKGKGKRQSAKADVALGAIQELYAIERRIKDLGDDERYRIRQAESLPRLQALKTWLEDNAGKVVKGSLTRKAMDYTLNQWDTLVGYCERGDLQISNALAENAIRPFALGRKAWLFADTTQGARASASCYSLIETAKANGLDPSAYIHHVLTHIGEADTVEKLEALLPWNTGLEPAPKKS; this comes from the coding sequence ATGAAATCAACGCCCGATAACGCCCCTCCGGCTCCCGATCTCAGCGGCCTCTCCGCCGCTGAGATGATGGCCGTTATCGGTGACCTTCAGCAACAACTGGCCTCGAAAGAGCAGGCCATCCGGCAACGCGATACGCGCATTGATCTGCTCGAAGAACTGCTGCGCCTGAAGACCCTCCAGAAGTTCGCCGCCAGTAGCGAGAAGCATCAAAACCAGATCACGCTGTTCGACGAGGCGGAGGTGGAAGCCGAGATCGATGCCTTGCGCGAGGCACTCCCGGACGACGCTGAACCCGACCCGGATGAGACGCCGCGCACCTCGGGCAAGCGGCGTGAGCGGGGCTTCTCGGACACGCTGGCGCGCAGGCGCGTTGAGCTCACGCTCAGCGACGAGGAGAAAGCCGGTGCCAGCAAGACCTTCTTCACCAAGGTCAAGGAGGAGCTTGAGTTCATCCCCGCTCAGTTGAGCGTGCTGGAGTACTGGCAGGAGAAGGCCGTGTTCGAGCACGACGACGGGGAGGAGTCCCTAGTGGCGGCGCCCCGGCCGGTCCACCCGCTGGGCAAATGCATTGCCACCACCGCGCTGCTCGCCTACATCATCACCTCGAAGTACGCCGACGGTCTGCCGCTGTACCGACTGGAGAACATGCTGGCGCGGCTCGGGCATTCGGTCAGTCGCACCAGCATGGCGCACTGGATCATCCGCCTGGATGCGGTGTTCAGCCCGCTGATCAACCTCATGCGCGAGGCGCAGAACACCAGCGACTACCTCCAGGCCGATGAGACCCGCATGCAGGTCCTCAAGGAGGACGGCAAGGTCGCCCAGTCCGACAAATGGATCTGGGTGACCCGGGGTGGGCCACCTGGCCGGCCAACGGTGCTGTTCGCGTACGACCCCTCACGTGCGGGGAGCGTGCCCGTGCGCCTGCTCGATGACTTCAGCGGCATCCTGCAGGCCGATGGCTACTCCGGCTACGGCCAGGTGTGTCGGGACAACGCCATCACCCGGATCGGGTGCTGGGATCATGCCCGTCGCAAGTTTGTCGAGGCCTCCAAGGCGGCGCCGCCCAAGAAGAAGGGCAAAGGCAAACGCCAGAGCGCCAAGGCGGATGTGGCGCTGGGGGCGATCCAAGAGCTCTACGCCATTGAGCGCCGAATCAAGGATCTCGGCGATGATGAGCGCTATCGCATCCGCCAGGCCGAGAGCCTGCCCCGGCTCCAGGCGTTGAAAACCTGGCTGGAAGACAACGCCGGCAAGGTCGTGAAGGGCTCACTGACCCGCAAGGCGATGGACTACACCCTGAACCAGTGGGACACCCTGGTGGGCTACTGCGAGCGTGGGGATCTACAGATCAGTAACGCCCTGGCCGAGAACGCCATCCGCCCGTTCGCGCTCGGTCGCAAGGCATGGCTGTTCGCCGATACCACCCAGGGCGCACGCGCCAGCGCGAGCTGCTACTCACTAATCGAGACCGCCAAGGCCAATGGCCTGGACCCCTCGGCCTACATCCACCATGTGCTCACGCACATCGGCGAGGCGGACACCGTCGAGAAGCTCGAAGCGCTACTGCCCTGGAATACGGGCCTGGAGCCGGCTCCGAAAAAGAGCTGA
- a CDS encoding pyridoxal phosphate-dependent aminotransferase, protein MSKSLANRVQRVKPSPTLAVTARAAEMRAAGHDIIGLGAGEPDFDTPEHIKEAAIEAIRAGKTKYTPVDGTPELKQAIQQKFANQNGLDYELNQILVSAGAKHSIYNVMQAVLNPDDEVVIPIPYWVSYPDMALLADAVPERIQATKEQRFKITPEQLAATLTSKTRLVILNSPSNPTGVAYTRVELEALGKVLEDYPRVLVLTDDIYEHILWADEPFTNIVNACPSLKDRTIVINGVSKGYSMTGWRIGYAAGPADVIGAMKKIQSQSTSNPCSIAQAASVAALTGDQGCIAPMLKAFKERHDFVVKALNDIKGIEAIEGDGTFYTFPSVQGAIKNLGVRNDMELAEHLINEANVALVPGSAFGLDGYARISFATSMENLEKAMERLAKALG, encoded by the coding sequence TTGAGCAAGTCCCTCGCGAACCGGGTTCAGCGCGTCAAACCCTCACCCACCCTCGCCGTGACGGCCAGGGCCGCGGAAATGCGCGCGGCCGGTCACGACATCATCGGCCTGGGCGCCGGGGAGCCTGATTTCGACACGCCGGAGCATATCAAAGAGGCTGCCATCGAGGCGATTCGCGCCGGCAAGACCAAGTATACGCCCGTGGACGGTACGCCCGAGCTCAAACAGGCGATCCAGCAGAAATTCGCCAACCAGAACGGGCTGGACTACGAACTGAACCAGATCCTGGTCTCTGCCGGCGCCAAGCACAGCATCTACAACGTGATGCAGGCGGTGCTGAACCCGGACGACGAGGTGGTGATCCCGATCCCTTACTGGGTGTCGTACCCGGACATGGCTCTGCTGGCGGACGCCGTTCCGGAAAGAATTCAGGCTACCAAGGAACAGCGTTTCAAGATTACACCGGAGCAACTGGCAGCCACACTCACTAGTAAGACCCGGCTGGTGATCCTGAACAGCCCCTCCAACCCCACCGGCGTGGCCTACACCCGGGTGGAACTGGAGGCGCTGGGTAAAGTTCTCGAGGACTACCCGCGTGTACTCGTGCTCACGGACGACATTTACGAGCACATCCTCTGGGCGGACGAGCCGTTCACCAACATCGTCAACGCCTGTCCGTCGCTGAAGGACCGCACCATCGTCATCAACGGCGTCTCCAAGGGCTACTCCATGACCGGTTGGCGCATCGGCTACGCAGCCGGTCCGGCGGACGTCATCGGCGCCATGAAGAAGATCCAGTCCCAGAGCACGTCGAACCCCTGCTCCATCGCCCAGGCCGCCTCGGTGGCCGCGCTCACGGGCGACCAGGGCTGCATCGCGCCCATGCTCAAGGCGTTCAAGGAACGCCACGATTTCGTGGTCAAGGCCCTGAACGACATCAAGGGCATCGAGGCCATCGAGGGCGACGGCACCTTCTACACCTTCCCCAGTGTGCAGGGCGCCATCAAGAACCTTGGCGTGAGGAACGACATGGAGCTGGCCGAGCACCTGATCAATGAGGCCAACGTGGCGTTGGTTCCCGGCTCCGCCTTCGGCCTGGACGGCTATGCCCGCATCTCCTTCGCCACCAGCATGGAGAACCTGGAGAAGGCGATGGAGCGGCTGGCGAAAGCGCTGGGATAG
- a CDS encoding MobA/MobL family protein yields MAIYHFHVRPIQRSSGQSAVAAAAYRSGSRFQCPLTGRGNDYRGRTDVDHTELIGWKRSREALWVTAETSERRRDSTTAREYEIALPVELDRRGSIRLARRFADWLRMRYEVAVDLCIHALESGNPHAHLMTTTRASNGWDLGDKAAREWSGSKRKRHGLPNRRREFRQARMVWGQMVNAALEKAKVSARVDYRSYAEVYDGLAVAPIPTIHLGSATVRKEQGGVRTERGDLNRIIDEIRRLDEQIRLVRAEIRAEVANDEEECIDTGIVHEDLEAGRPDTSDDTVTPDQYLSPDPDRGFDEGLEDWDDDLQDALDAHDPSEYEGPESYHESWGENHEDLDHQDGDDWPDPE; encoded by the coding sequence ATGGCGATCTATCATTTTCACGTTCGGCCGATACAGAGATCTTCGGGACAGTCGGCTGTTGCCGCTGCTGCCTACCGTTCGGGCTCACGATTCCAGTGTCCGTTGACTGGTCGCGGCAACGACTATCGCGGCAGAACCGACGTGGATCACACCGAACTGATTGGCTGGAAGCGGAGTAGAGAGGCGCTCTGGGTGACGGCGGAAACCTCGGAGCGTCGGAGAGACTCCACGACCGCCCGGGAGTATGAAATCGCTCTCCCCGTAGAGCTTGATCGGAGAGGCTCGATTCGGCTGGCGCGACGGTTTGCGGACTGGCTTCGGATGCGCTACGAGGTGGCTGTCGATCTGTGCATCCACGCGCTTGAATCGGGGAATCCTCATGCTCATCTCATGACAACCACAAGAGCGTCGAACGGATGGGATCTCGGTGACAAGGCGGCGCGAGAGTGGAGCGGCTCGAAGCGCAAGAGACACGGTCTGCCGAACCGTCGACGTGAGTTCCGGCAAGCTCGCATGGTCTGGGGTCAGATGGTGAACGCTGCGCTCGAAAAAGCGAAAGTTTCTGCCAGAGTCGATTATCGAAGCTACGCCGAGGTGTACGACGGTTTGGCCGTAGCGCCTATACCCACGATCCATCTCGGTTCAGCCACGGTCAGGAAAGAGCAGGGTGGCGTACGCACGGAGCGGGGTGACCTCAACCGAATCATCGACGAGATCCGGAGGTTGGATGAGCAGATCAGGCTCGTTCGTGCCGAGATACGGGCGGAGGTGGCGAATGACGAAGAAGAGTGCATTGACACGGGAATTGTCCATGAAGATCTGGAGGCCGGCAGACCCGACACGTCCGACGATACCGTGACACCGGATCAGTACCTTTCACCGGACCCGGATAGAGGGTTTGATGAGGGTCTCGAAGACTGGGATGACGACCTGCAAGACGCCTTGGATGCACACGACCCTAGCGAGTACGAGGGTCCGGAGTCATACCACGAAAGCTGGGGTGAGAATCACGAGGATCTGGATCACCAAGATGGTGATGACTGGCCAGATCCCGAGTGA
- a CDS encoding sacsin N-terminal ATP-binding-like domain-containing protein, which translates to MYDAVEEHPRGVRAETGSDTAPADELERHVRSLLEHAVDAHKRNLKVYQSLRNLDEVIGTEYGDRVLYELIQNAHDAHRSGNDGRIAIELAIRSESEGVLYVANGGKGFRWEDVEAIRNLATSAKEVGEGIGNKGLGFRSIEALTDDVHIYSRNGASRSGGFDGYCFRFAEVSEIEDILHSTGVDAPTSAAVAKTIPRYLVPRPLEDHPNEIAAYARRGYMTVIAAPLRTPEAVTLASRQVEALAHLDAPLLLFLDRIAEIRIDIERPDHRPYRRRLSRRQTEVGDVPSLPSTTMYEVDVGEGCRFLVVRREVDRQRILEAVGRSISTAPQLQRWLNWKGAPVVSVAVGMSTTTVTKGRLYNFLPMGEEADSPFLGYLDAPFFADIDRRDADLELPLNETLMEAAAETCAAAALSIVERDMAIPARAVFDLFAWSGEQAGKLNTALNEAGSSLQEATVIPAIVERGQRAWSCLSEIRIWPEGTFSVLKDRTVAKYVGAQLVSEDLDSKRIERLKAVASRGVYRLTPSEAQLAEWSEAFARSLLERKAAPRTWSRFYDDLPRVFETANAPLEALDGKAILYDRSGKLRRAGGIDDEKRTGVFVRGDVSKGKRKKAGVPLPPATLARRYRFLYERISLRRETLEAFTAANLVREYDPVEALAGLKSALGREANDKRRQEALAWAFQVWRAGSGVRLEEELQKAGLYVPTLSGWHPAGECAFSSSWTSVGRVLENYLIEAADDSPDCRRVRDRLLVGQQNWPVSVQDAKRHWTRFLELIGVVDGFRPVPARLVCKGSPSNLWDYVLQSGKAAEGLDKDWCAEVAHVSFKYPYTEYRMKGEAWRLPGQIEHDALPEGARESMCMLIFEHLKAHGTEYFQFEVGRFERNERDWDRRKLPTPLASFLRSKPWIAAVSQEGLFFRSPKECWGSRVRRRGPPRFIDRVPEALVDLSEGEGLSELAFGDALCLRDWHSQATAVERLRDLADVAVGLSSNDRPTFRNEYRRAWQEVVETGNLLPADLSLIVTRWGQLEALTGESDTPAAVIVTEDAQSFEARILSSAGQAVLEVGPAATERVAELLEVTGAFVPRRLDGIGVKLLVDGAPFAPRASDPLLTSLGLEWLPEVIVIGHELRGERLERGIQSTTVDRRARTIRVRHCEAMKLVVDDDEVSTNEELRWYAFEHEDFPTLILNEDLVVNWRSLARTLSGGISRLIDGRLRSLEPLLLRLAFDRSSDRLEAPDDEALASALECDVRTILDLRAALRTDLEHILHLLIPVVGYYGDPHLARQFLSDVDRAGNRFDAREWLELHLAGKEYAPDELIDACEQSANRTELRGRLDLDYATFNRVLLDLGEAPLSNEAELRQLYDAYLGRMRPAIIDRLRRHHAADFRAGRDLAAYVERKNLAFLAFDTNWILTRETLEMEAVEAHVSDLLAEALGEDVAVELPAYRRVVDANRKAVREFAMEAAPVIGVWCQRNDRPLPEPWQQGDAQTVARHLENSGLLDFEWIGSEDIPGLCRRAGCWPDGMPETLDGETLGLTRDDVKVEEKRRERERQQREIERRSILFAGTSLDTGDAKFAENLQELAAGFLENDETWFERSRQRTRLVAFDNPDQPSGGAGAVGAGGGARRRERQLTDTQRQAMGLTGEWLAYQFLCRRHSEYVDESCWVSENRAYFFGGDGGNDAAGYDFRVMTPQAEWLYEVKSSLEDSGEFELTANELRVAGGASKDGRRRYRILYVPYVFSPDRWYVLQLPNPMGEATRNRFTTVGRGSVRLRFERR; encoded by the coding sequence ATGTACGACGCGGTCGAAGAACATCCGAGGGGTGTTCGTGCTGAGACCGGCTCCGATACGGCACCGGCCGATGAACTGGAGAGGCATGTTCGTTCTTTACTCGAGCATGCCGTGGATGCCCACAAGCGCAACTTGAAGGTTTATCAAAGCCTTCGGAACCTAGACGAGGTCATAGGCACCGAATACGGTGATCGGGTTCTCTATGAGTTGATTCAGAACGCGCACGACGCGCACCGTTCCGGTAACGACGGCCGGATTGCGATCGAGCTCGCCATCCGTTCGGAAAGCGAAGGCGTACTTTACGTCGCAAATGGTGGGAAAGGCTTCCGCTGGGAAGACGTGGAGGCGATCCGCAACCTGGCCACCAGCGCCAAGGAGGTCGGTGAAGGCATCGGCAATAAGGGTCTCGGCTTCAGGAGCATCGAAGCGCTAACCGACGACGTGCACATTTACTCGCGCAACGGCGCCTCTCGGAGCGGCGGGTTCGACGGCTACTGCTTCCGCTTCGCAGAGGTCAGCGAGATAGAGGACATCCTTCACTCCACCGGCGTCGATGCACCAACGAGCGCTGCCGTCGCGAAAACTATTCCGCGGTATCTCGTCCCTCGCCCGCTGGAGGACCACCCTAACGAAATCGCCGCATATGCTCGACGCGGCTACATGACGGTTATCGCCGCCCCGCTGCGGACGCCGGAGGCGGTTACGTTGGCAAGCAGGCAGGTGGAAGCGCTCGCCCACTTGGATGCGCCGCTCCTGCTGTTCCTCGACCGCATCGCAGAGATCCGGATCGATATCGAAAGACCGGACCATAGACCGTATCGACGACGTCTGTCCCGGCGCCAGACGGAGGTTGGCGATGTTCCTTCGCTTCCCAGTACAACAATGTACGAAGTCGATGTTGGCGAGGGCTGCCGCTTCCTGGTTGTCCGGCGGGAGGTAGATAGACAGCGGATTCTGGAGGCCGTTGGGAGAAGCATCTCGACCGCGCCTCAACTCCAGCGGTGGCTAAACTGGAAGGGCGCGCCGGTTGTATCTGTAGCAGTCGGTATGTCCACTACAACGGTTACGAAAGGCCGCCTCTACAACTTCCTGCCCATGGGTGAAGAAGCTGATTCCCCGTTTCTCGGCTACCTCGATGCCCCATTCTTTGCAGATATCGACCGACGCGACGCGGATCTGGAGCTCCCCCTAAACGAAACTCTGATGGAAGCGGCAGCAGAGACATGCGCCGCAGCGGCACTCTCAATCGTCGAGCGGGATATGGCCATCCCTGCGCGAGCCGTATTCGACCTATTCGCTTGGAGTGGAGAACAGGCGGGAAAGCTCAATACTGCGCTAAATGAGGCGGGCAGTTCCCTGCAGGAGGCCACCGTCATTCCGGCCATTGTGGAAAGAGGGCAAAGGGCCTGGTCCTGCCTGTCCGAGATCAGAATCTGGCCGGAAGGCACGTTCTCCGTCCTCAAGGACAGAACAGTCGCCAAGTACGTCGGCGCGCAATTGGTCTCGGAAGATTTGGATAGCAAGCGAATCGAACGCCTGAAGGCGGTCGCGAGCCGCGGTGTCTATCGGTTGACGCCTTCAGAAGCTCAGCTGGCTGAATGGTCCGAAGCGTTCGCCCGATCTTTGCTCGAACGCAAAGCGGCGCCGCGCACTTGGTCACGTTTCTACGACGACCTTCCGCGCGTGTTCGAAACCGCGAACGCGCCGCTGGAAGCGCTGGACGGGAAAGCCATCCTCTATGACCGATCGGGTAAGTTGCGACGCGCCGGAGGTATCGATGATGAGAAACGGACCGGCGTTTTTGTTCGAGGTGACGTCTCGAAGGGTAAGCGAAAGAAAGCAGGCGTCCCCCTGCCGCCCGCGACGCTGGCACGTCGCTACCGGTTTCTCTACGAGCGGATCAGCCTTCGACGGGAGACGCTGGAGGCATTCACCGCAGCCAATCTAGTGCGCGAGTACGACCCGGTAGAAGCGCTGGCAGGCTTAAAGTCGGCCTTGGGGCGAGAGGCAAACGACAAGCGTCGCCAAGAGGCGCTTGCGTGGGCATTCCAAGTGTGGCGTGCGGGATCAGGGGTGCGGCTGGAGGAAGAGCTGCAGAAGGCAGGCCTTTATGTGCCAACGCTTTCGGGTTGGCACCCGGCGGGTGAGTGCGCTTTCTCGTCCTCATGGACGTCGGTCGGAAGAGTCCTTGAGAACTACCTGATCGAGGCCGCAGACGACTCGCCGGACTGCCGGCGAGTACGCGATCGGCTGTTGGTCGGACAGCAAAATTGGCCGGTTTCGGTGCAAGATGCGAAGCGGCATTGGACCAGATTCCTGGAGCTTATCGGTGTTGTCGACGGATTTAGGCCGGTGCCCGCGCGGCTTGTATGTAAGGGCTCGCCTTCGAACTTGTGGGATTACGTCCTGCAAAGCGGCAAAGCCGCTGAAGGTCTGGACAAGGACTGGTGCGCAGAGGTAGCGCACGTCTCTTTCAAATATCCGTATACCGAATACCGGATGAAAGGCGAGGCTTGGCGATTACCGGGGCAGATTGAACACGATGCCCTGCCGGAAGGCGCCCGAGAGTCCATGTGCATGCTCATCTTTGAGCACCTGAAAGCGCACGGGACTGAATACTTCCAGTTCGAGGTCGGCCGCTTCGAGCGCAACGAGCGCGACTGGGATCGACGGAAACTGCCGACGCCTTTGGCATCCTTCCTGCGTTCGAAGCCATGGATTGCCGCAGTCTCCCAGGAAGGGCTTTTTTTCAGGAGCCCCAAGGAATGTTGGGGCTCGCGGGTCCGCCGCCGCGGCCCACCGCGGTTCATCGACCGTGTGCCCGAAGCGCTAGTCGATCTGTCGGAGGGGGAAGGCCTTTCGGAGTTGGCCTTCGGTGACGCGTTGTGCCTGCGGGATTGGCACAGTCAGGCAACGGCCGTTGAGCGGCTGCGGGACTTGGCGGATGTCGCCGTGGGACTCTCCTCCAATGATCGCCCGACCTTCCGAAACGAATATCGGCGTGCGTGGCAGGAGGTGGTGGAGACAGGTAACTTACTGCCTGCGGACTTAAGCCTGATCGTGACGCGCTGGGGACAGCTTGAAGCGCTGACCGGCGAGTCCGATACACCTGCAGCGGTCATCGTTACAGAGGACGCGCAAAGCTTCGAGGCACGCATTCTGTCCTCGGCTGGTCAGGCGGTCCTAGAGGTGGGACCGGCCGCGACCGAGCGGGTTGCTGAGTTGTTGGAGGTGACAGGTGCCTTTGTCCCGCGACGCCTCGACGGCATCGGCGTGAAACTGCTCGTCGACGGCGCGCCCTTCGCCCCGCGTGCGAGCGACCCGTTACTGACTTCTCTGGGATTGGAATGGCTCCCCGAGGTCATCGTTATAGGGCATGAGCTCCGAGGTGAGCGCCTGGAGCGCGGCATCCAAAGCACGACTGTCGATAGACGGGCGCGGACAATACGGGTCCGGCATTGCGAGGCCATGAAGCTCGTTGTGGATGACGACGAGGTATCGACGAATGAAGAGTTGCGCTGGTACGCGTTCGAGCACGAGGACTTCCCCACTCTCATCCTGAACGAGGATCTGGTCGTTAACTGGCGCTCGCTCGCCCGCACTCTGTCGGGCGGCATTTCCCGTCTGATCGACGGCAGGCTTCGCTCTCTCGAGCCGCTCCTGCTGCGGCTGGCGTTCGATCGGTCGTCCGATAGATTGGAGGCGCCGGACGATGAAGCACTGGCAAGCGCGCTTGAGTGCGATGTGCGGACGATCCTGGACCTTCGCGCCGCGCTGCGAACAGACCTGGAGCACATCCTGCACCTGCTGATACCGGTCGTCGGCTACTATGGCGACCCCCACCTCGCGCGCCAGTTTTTGAGTGACGTCGACCGCGCCGGCAACCGGTTCGACGCGCGCGAGTGGCTGGAGCTGCATCTGGCCGGGAAGGAATACGCGCCCGATGAGCTGATCGATGCCTGCGAACAGTCGGCGAACCGCACCGAACTGCGCGGCAGGCTGGACCTGGACTATGCGACGTTCAACCGTGTTCTGTTGGATCTGGGCGAAGCGCCTTTGTCCAACGAGGCGGAGTTGCGGCAACTGTACGACGCTTATCTCGGACGTATGCGGCCGGCGATCATCGACCGGCTAAGACGCCATCACGCGGCCGACTTCCGCGCCGGCCGCGATCTTGCCGCGTACGTGGAGCGAAAGAATCTGGCCTTCCTTGCGTTCGACACGAACTGGATTTTGACGCGGGAGACGCTGGAGATGGAGGCCGTGGAGGCACACGTATCCGACCTTCTGGCGGAAGCGCTGGGGGAAGACGTTGCGGTTGAGTTGCCGGCATACAGGCGAGTGGTCGACGCGAACCGCAAAGCCGTACGCGAGTTTGCGATGGAAGCAGCGCCGGTTATCGGCGTTTGGTGCCAGAGAAACGACAGGCCGCTGCCGGAACCCTGGCAGCAGGGTGACGCACAGACCGTTGCCAGGCATCTCGAAAACAGCGGGCTTCTCGATTTCGAGTGGATTGGCTCCGAGGACATTCCGGGCCTTTGCAGGCGTGCCGGCTGCTGGCCAGATGGCATGCCCGAGACCCTCGACGGCGAGACTCTCGGGCTCACCAGGGACGACGTTAAGGTAGAAGAAAAGCGTCGAGAGCGTGAACGACAACAAAGGGAGATCGAGCGACGTAGCATCTTGTTCGCGGGGACTTCACTGGACACGGGCGATGCGAAGTTCGCCGAGAACCTCCAGGAATTGGCTGCCGGCTTCCTAGAGAACGACGAGACTTGGTTCGAGCGGAGCCGGCAGCGGACCCGCCTCGTGGCGTTCGACAACCCGGACCAGCCGAGCGGCGGTGCAGGCGCTGTGGGAGCGGGTGGTGGGGCGCGCAGGCGCGAACGACAGCTGACGGATACACAACGGCAAGCGATGGGCCTGACCGGGGAGTGGCTCGCCTATCAGTTCCTGTGCCGACGCCACAGCGAATATGTCGATGAAAGTTGCTGGGTCTCGGAGAACCGCGCGTACTTCTTCGGTGGCGATGGGGGCAATGACGCGGCGGGCTACGATTTCCGGGTGATGACGCCCCAGGCCGAATGGCTCTATGAGGTCAAGTCATCCCTTGAGGACAGCGGGGAATTCGAGCTCACTGCAAATGAGTTACGGGTCGCCGGTGGCGCGTCGAAGGACGGACGTCGGCGCTACCGCATCCTTTACGTCCCGTACGTCTTCTCGCCGGACCGATGGTACGTCCTCCAACTTCCAAATCCGATGGGTGAAGCCACCCGCAATCGATTCACTACGGTGGGGCGAGGCTCTGTCCGTCTGCGATTCGAACGTAGATAG